A window of Phycodurus eques isolate BA_2022a chromosome 5, UOR_Pequ_1.1, whole genome shotgun sequence contains these coding sequences:
- the LOC133402932 gene encoding homeobox protein DBX1-B-like: protein MMFPCSALPHPLYPDLLRPPAAPATPLPRSPPSGYRVEDLLRIGQPACSYIQRSPGDVLSLSPQQGSSPRASGPGTARSVFQCSGQPGHGGGGSPQSSCPASNWLKFGVSAILAPSTRSGCSSPPVHSLQTKLFPLPFLDASLHPFIRASYFTASSSSVVPVPGTFSWPLAPRGKPRRGMLRRAVFSDLQRKALERTFQKQKYISKPDRKKLASKLGLKDSQVKIWFQNRRMKWRNSKERELLSTGGCRQQTLPTKTNPHPDLTDVGSTYCHSGLERTSTTSQGQLESQESHLPHYHHHHHHGSSTSESSKQSESESEEITVS from the exons ATGATGTTTCCGTGCAGCGCTTTGCCGCATCCGCTCTACCCGGACCTGCTGCGTCCTCCGGCCGCTCCGGCCACCCCTCTCCCCCGGTCCCCGCCCTCGGGCTACCGTGTGGAGGATCTCCTCCGAATAGGCCAACCGGCGTGTAGCTACATACAGCGGAGCCCCGGGGACGTCCTCTCGCTGAGCCCGCAGCAGGGCAGCTCACCGCGGGCGTCGGGACCCGGCACAGCGCGCTCTGTCTTTCAGTGCTCCGGGCAGCCGGgccacggcggcggcggctcccCACAGTCCTCATGTCCGGCCTCGAATTGGCTCAAGTTCGGCGTCAGTGCCATACTGGCACCGTCCACCAGGAGTG GTTGCTCTTCTCCTCCAGTCCACAGTTTGCAGACTAAATTGTTTCCTCTACCATTCTTAGATGCAAGTCTCCATCCTTTCATCAGAGCGTCCTATTTCACAG cttcctcctcctctgtggTCCCTGTCCCAGGAACCTTTTCATGGCCCCTGGCCCCCAGAGGAAAGCCTAGACGGGGCATGCTGCGACGAGCTGTGTTCTCAGACCTCCAGAGAAAGGCCCTGGAGAGAACTTTCCAGAAGCAGAAGTACATCAGCAAGCCAGACAGGAAGAAGTTGGCCAGTAAACTGGGACTCAAAGACTCAcag GTGAAGATCTGGTTTCAGAACCGCAGGATGAAATGGAGAAACTCAAAAGAAAGGGAGCTTCTGTCGACAGGCGGATGCCGTCAGCAGACCCTACCCACCAAAACCAACCCCCACCCGGACCTCACGGACGTGGGTAGCACCTACTGCCACAGCGGGCTGGAGAGGACTTCAACCACCAGTCAAGGACAGTTGGAGAGCCAGGAGTCACATCTGCCCcattatcatcatcaccaccatcatGGCTCCTCTACGTCAGAGTCCAGTAAACAATCAGAGTCAGAAAGTGAGGAAATCACTGTTTCATAA